The Gymnogyps californianus isolate 813 chromosome Z, ASM1813914v2, whole genome shotgun sequence genome has a window encoding:
- the POLR1E gene encoding DNA-directed RNA polymerase I subunit RPA49, with protein MAAATWRYRGDPEAEQPAVLVRFSNGRLRRSDSMRFTVYRNRDTAHPRKKHRRILVSETERLSYVGNNFSSGVTKCNSLCRYFVGVLDKDSGQMEVYNAEIFNMQPLLSDNLIPDDTKDYQSKSYREKMDLCIEAFGTSKQKRALNSRRMNAVGSDILNTAVTKAAANIIDAKGVTALIQDVVQDDVQNISVFLPPCNEDADKPENVYKFEDILSPAEYEALRVPAAVFVNITPEEIAKKTEDKSHCSFVLEELKFLPTDEKSRDHKARCLWFLDTLIKFSYLKVIKKKHPMGPECPHIISRKLMKTFSSLTYNNGSVQNLISASMKAKITAYVIALALHINNFQTDLTVLQNDMKLQESRMMDIARAMRLKVSKAKGLTGLENDQNHKLGTLSLPLPVQKASGNQRKRKKMN; from the exons ATGGCCGCCGCCACCTGGCGCTACCGCGGGGACCCCGAGGCGGAGCAGCCGGCGGTGCTGG TGCGGTTCTCCAACGGCAGGCTGCGGCGGTCCGACTCCATGCGGTTCACCGTCTACCGAAACAGGGACACGGCCCATCCCCGGAAGAAGCACCGGAGGATCCTG gtctCAGAAACGGAAAGGCTTTCATATGTGGGGAATAACTTCAGCAGCGGAGTGACGAAATGTAACTCCCTATGCAG GTATTTTGTTGGTGTGTTAGACAAGGACTCTGGGCAAATGGAAGTCTATAATGCTGAAATATTCAACATGCAGCCCTTGCTGTCAG ATAACTTAATACCTGATGACACAAAGGATTATCAGAGTAAATCCTACAGGGAGAAG ATGGATTTGTGCATTGAGGCCTTTGGTACAAGCAAGCAGAAGCGAGCTCTGAACTCTCGGCGAATGAATGCAGTGGGCAGTGATATTCTGAATACAGCTgtgacaaaagcagcagcaaacattATAGATGCAAAGGGAGTAACAG CTTTGATCCAGGATGTGGTCCAAGATGATGTACAGAACATCTCTGTCTTCCTCCCACCGTGTAATGAAGATGCTgacaaaccagaaaatgtttaCAAGTTTGAGGACA TTCTGTCCCCAGCAGAGTATGAAGCATTGCGGGTTCCAGCAGCAGTCTTTGTTAACATCACTCCGGAAGAAATtgccaagaaaacagaagataaaag ccATTGCTCCTTTGTTTTAGAGGAGCTGAAGTTCCTGCCTACTGATGAGAAGAGCAGAGATCACAAAGCCCGATGCCTCTGGTTCCTGGACACCCTTATTAAGTTCAGCTACCTGAAAGTGATCAAGAAGAAGC ATCCAATGGGTCCCGAATGCCCACACATTATTAGCAGGAAACTCATGAAGACTTTCAGTTCACTGACCTACAACAATGGCAG TGTCCAGAATTTAATCTCCGCATCAATGAAGGCTAAAATCACAGCATACGTCATTGCATTGGCTCTGCACATTAACAACTTCCAAACAGACCTCACTGTCCTGCAGAATGACATGAAGCTCCAAGAAAGCAG GATGATGGACATCGCAAGGGCCATGCGGTTGAAGGTCTCCAAGGCAAAGGGACTGACGGGACTTGAGAATGATCAGAACCACAAGCTGGgcactctctctctccccttgcCTGTGCAGAAGGCATCAGGGAACCAACGGAAGCGCAAGAAAATGAACTAA